The window AGCCGCTGGTCGCGTAGTGGTTGAAGTCCTCCTGGAAGCTGCCGACGAAGCTGGCCGTCTCGATCGTCCTGAGAAGGTCCTCCTCCGAGAGGAAGTCGAAGCCGATCGTGCCGGTGACGTGCGCCTCGTCGAGGAACCGGAGCAGCCGCTTGGGGTCGACCTTGGAGCGGCTCGCGAAGTTGGCCTTGAGCTCGAGGTTGTGGGCGCCGGCAAGCTCGATGATCCGCCGCGGCATCTTGTTGGGAGACAGCAGACCGAAGGTGCCGACCGACTTCGTCGCGAGCTGACGCTCGGCGAAGGCGTCCACGTCCATCTCGCCCTTGAGCATCCGGTCGAGGTTGGAGCCGGGCATGCGGTAGACGCCGTGCTCCAGAAACTCGACGCCGCCCTGGGCCGCGCCGAGGCGGTTCAGGTGGAACACCGGGAAGCGGCTGGTGAACAGCTGCTTGTTCGCGAAGCTCAGCACGTGGTCGCGCGCGACGATGGTGTGCATGATGAAGGCCGCGGCGCGGATGCGGCCGCGCGTCGAAAGCTCCGTCAGCGTCGCGATGATGTTGCCGGTCGAGTCGCCCGAGGAGAGCTCGCCTAGCATGTCGTAGATGCCGTACTCGTGCTGCACCAGCACGAGCGTCGGCTCGGTCCGGCCCGCGGACTCGTCGGCGCGCAGCAGCGCGTCGAGCTGTCCGCAGGAGCGGACGATGCGGTTGTTCACCCCGAGGAGCGACAGGGTGTCCGCGACATACTGCGTGTACCGCGCGATGCCGCACCGTTCGCCGAACGAACCGCAGAGCTGAATGACGTTCATCGTGCCACCGTACCAAGACTTCGATCAGGATTTGAGGATCTCGTGGATCCGCCCCGCTGCGGCGTCCACGAGAGCGGCGTTGTTCATAAAGCTCTTTGAATACGTTCCGGAGACGGCGTAGCGGCGCACGAGGCGCCCGATCTCCGCCGGCGTAAAGTCGTCGAGACGATCAATCGGAAAATGGAAGTCGTCGAGGCCTTCCTCGATGAGCTGCAGGCATGTCTTGTCGTCCGAACGGCCGCGCCGCACCGCGTCCACGCTGAAGATCGGCACGTCCGACGCCATGGCGAAGACGATCGGGTGATAACGGCCAAGAGAGAACGCAACCTTTGCGTGCGCAATCAGGTGTTTCACGTAGGCGGGCCGATAGAACAGCCCGCCAAGCATCTGGCCCGCGACCTTCAGCCGTTTGGTCAGCCGCTGATCGCTGATGTCGAAGGGCAGCAGCACGATGTCGAGGCCTTCGGCTTCGGCGTAGGCGGCGATGCTCTGCAGGCAGCGGAGCGTGTGCGGATTGCGCTGGTGGGCGTCAGCCCGGATCGTGACGACGACGTAGTCACGGCCGGGCGTCGGACCCGGCTCCGTTTTGAGCGCGAACGCCCAGTCGGGAACATAGGCGGCCCGGACGCCGAGCCGCGCGGCGGTCTCCACGGAAAGGCGGTGTCGCACGCTGAAGAAATGCGCCGACCCCAGCAA is drawn from Methylopila sp. 73B and contains these coding sequences:
- a CDS encoding polysaccharide pyruvyl transferase family protein; this encodes MRPFSGDNQKTTMAASKELASMARARSLVVRGYYGNGNCGDEALLATLLQYFSPAYRFIVSVNDAGRVAANLKKKKIGAYADVKVVWSLDRGVVTRGDVAGFLLGGGGLGLGFGWDQYMFAWRKGKKIIHAGVHVTEEYVSPTPDAFNDVTRALLGSAHFFSVRHRLSVETAARLGVRAAYVPDWAFALKTEPGPTPGRDYVVVTIRADAHQRNPHTLRCLQSIAAYAEAEGLDIVLLPFDISDQRLTKRLKVAGQMLGGLFYRPAYVKHLIAHAKVAFSLGRYHPIVFAMASDVPIFSVDAVRRGRSDDKTCLQLIEEGLDDFHFPIDRLDDFTPAEIGRLVRRYAVSGTYSKSFMNNAALVDAAAGRIHEILKS